The genomic stretch AAATAATTCATCTTACTTGCTTCTTTCGCTCAGATATGGAGGCAGTAACATCTACCTTACAACATTCGCACGGCCCTCGAGGGCCAAACCCACAGAATGCAGCTCAGCCATGCCAGGGGTCCCAACAGCCGGCTCCAGGGGCTCCACGTCCTGAGGACCAGCACCACAAACCTTTCTTCTACATACAGCCAtcgcagccatacatgcccatgcaGAATCTGCAGTGGCCTTTACCGGTGCCCATGCCCATGTCCTACAATCCATACTATGGCTACCCAGGTTTAGGTGAGCTGACAACACTTTCTGTTGTAACTGTTAGATTTTGGGGGCTGCAGTTGCTCATGAAGATACTGAACATTATTTAGGACTGTTTGTAAAGCTTAGTCTCCTAAATGCTGTCAGTTTCTTAGAACATGTTTTGTTAACAATGTTTTGCTTGTCTTTAAATATATTGCTACATGTTAAATTCCTAGAGAATCATCGAGATGAGTGAAATCTGACCACTTATTAGTTTTCTGATTTAATCACACATcctcctgctctgcctcctaATTTCAATACCACtggttatttcacatttttgcagTCATATTTTAGTTTCAAAAATGTGCAGTCACAAAGTCACTTAGAATATATTCTTCACAGTgtgcacacatttttaaatgttttattttcaaacaCTAAATCCTGCAACTCTTGACTGACTTTGCCTCAAGTGCCACGTTGAGCTTTTATCTCCTCTATTTGAATGTATTTTTCCATTTATGGAGATGAAATTTTACAAATGCTGAGGTATTCATCTGATCCTCTTGTGTCTTGCCAAAGGTTATGGGATGCCCATGATGCCACACTATCAACCTAACCCATACATGGAGCCACCTGGTTTTGTTCTCCCACATACCCACCTCCACCTGATGGACTACAGGCGCATGCTCAACCCCCAGTATTATCAGACCATGGCCTACCATGCCCGCAGGTTCCGCTACCAACAGAACTCCCCGACCAGAGAAATGACCAGTTCTGAGGTTCAAACTGAGTCACTTTCAGTGACCCAGACCTCCAATGCCCCAAGTTCCAGAGACATTGAGTCCTCCAGTGTCCTCCCAGTTTGTAGCAGCAGCAACACCAGTGTCTCCAGTAGTCAGGTGCTCTCACCAGCCTTGGCTATGCAAAATTCTCCAGAGTGCACGGACATGGTGCCTTCCTCCATCAGGATGCCATCAAACAGCAGCTTTGTGATTCAAACTGAAGAGGTTAGGATTGAATGCTGCACTACACCTGTGGGACTACAGCTGCTGCATTCTCATGAGGCTGCAGAAGTATCCCATAACTTTTCCCAAGACATGGTCCAATGTAGTTCCATTCTCCAGGGTCATGTCCTGCAGGATGAGGGGCTCTGCCTCCCTCCTGATGAGTCAGAGCAGGCACTCCAGGTTTGTCCTGATATCCTGTTAGTTAGAACGCCCAGCACAGGTGAGAATATCCCTACTCCAGATAAGTCTGGGAGCCAGATGGTCCCTGTCATTTCCAGTTTAGGATCTCAAGAAGCAATTTGTGGGGAAGCTGAAGCTAAAAGTGAGCGAGAGCAGAGTATGACTAAGAATACCCAACTCAAAGTGGCTCACCTGCCATTTGATACCAACTACCTGGATGAGCTGAGGAAGATGGAGTCTTCTGTTTGGTCAGTGGAGGAGACTTTGGTCCCTTCCCCTGAGTCATTAATCCAAAATGGCCCCGCAGAGTCTCTCGAGGAAACGTTGAGTACTGCAGCTGAAGTGGCTTCAACAGAGATGTTGCTGGAAGAGGAGCCACCTACAGAAGATACCCCAGCTGTGTTTAAGATGCCTCCCTTGGAAGATGACCTGGAAGGAATAGTCCCCACTGTGGAGGATGTGGGTGATGAAATGGTGGCTGAAGCTGAAATATGGCCTATGATGGATGAACCTGTTTCAGAAGAAACTGCTAAACCAAAACTGATGCACACAGAAGAGGTGGCTCTTGCATCCAATATGCAGCAGTTGAATTCCCCTCTTAAGGCAGATCGAAGCCAAAGCAGAGCAGAAACCAGTGTCCAGGATTGCCAGGACACATCCTTCGAATCATTACCTGCCTACCTCCCCTCAACTAACTGGCTAGCTGATTTTGATAATCTCTACTACAGCAACAAGTTGTCACAAGCTCCCAAGAAGCAGACCAGACCTCTGAGCAATCAGGGTTTGGATGTGCCTACTCGAAGAAGAAAACTAGACCTTGAGTACAAGGAGCTAAATATCCGCAAGCCAAAGGAGAAGTACAAACCCAAAGGCAAAGTGGATCGACAATGCCTTTCTGACCATGAATGCTGTCTTGGCAGGAACTTCAGCGAGAATGTTGTCAGCCCTTATGTGCCCAAGAGGGAAAGACTTTGCTCCAGATGTCTGGCGAAACATAAAATTAGTATGCCTGCCAGCCCTGGACTCGAGGGTCgcagcttaaaaagaaaagccGTTCCCTTCCAGCAGTGGAACGACGCCCTCTTAACAACATGTGATGCATGTAAATCTCACACAAAGAGGCGGATAAGGAAAGATTCTAACCCTGATCTTCGTAGTCCTCATCGAGGGCACGACACTGAAGGAGAATCCTCTGAAAACAGCTTGTGTCGCACAGGTCAAAGGTGGAGGCCAGGTGATGATCTAAGGAAGCTTAGAGACTTCAAGAGGCCACTGGGATGTAAGCAGAATCTGGAAAAAAGTCCTGCAGCAATGCACCCAAAGCTGAGGGAGAAGAACTGTGTGTGCAATGAGCTGCAGCATCAGCCTGCTGCTTGGGAGAGGTTGCGCCACTGTCCCCACGGGAATGCCATCCGAGAAATTGATGAGAACTCTGCCGTGCCTCTTCAGGACAAATGGAGGAATGTGGACCAGGTATACCTGACGCACAGGTGGCAAACTGGTAAGCAAATGGGTTTTCACttagaaacccccccccccccaaatcctTGTCCACATTTATAATTTCAACTATTTTCTACCAACAGAGAAGTCATCGACGCCCAAAAGTGACACCAGTGGCTC from Archocentrus centrarchus isolate MPI-CPG fArcCen1 chromosome 20, fArcCen1, whole genome shotgun sequence encodes the following:
- the LOC115799800 gene encoding uncharacterized protein LOC115799800 isoform X2, translated to MEAVTSTLQHSHGPRGPNPQNAAQPCQGSQQPAPGAPRPEDQHHKPFFYIQPSQPYMPMQNLQWPLPVPMPMSYNPYYGYPGLGYGMPMMPHYQPNPYMEPPGFVLPHTHLHLMDYRRMLNPQYYQTMAYHARRFRYQQNSPTREMTSSEVQTESLSVTQTSNAPSSRDIESSSVLPVCSSSFVIQTEEVRIECCTTPVGLQLLHSHEAAEVSHNFSQDMVQCSSILQGHVLQDEGLCLPPDESEQALQVCPDILLVRTPSTGENIPTPDKSGSQMVPVISSLGSQEAICGEAEAKSEREQSMTKNTQLKVAHLPFDTNYLDELRKMESSVWSVEETLVPSPESLIQNGPAESLEETLSTAAEVASTEMLLEEEPPTEDTPAVFKMPPLEDDLEGIVPTVEDVGDEMVAEAEIWPMMDEPVSEETAKPKLMHTEEVALASNMQQLNSPLKADRSQSRAETSVQDCQDTSFESLPAYLPSTNWLADFDNLYYSNKLSQAPKKQTRPLSNQGLDVPTRRRKLDLEYKELNIRKPKEKYKPKGKVDRQCLSDHECCLGRNFSENVVSPYVPKRERLCSRCLAKHKISMPASPGLEGRSLKRKAVPFQQWNDALLTTCDACKSHTKRRIRKDSNPDLRSPHRGHDTEGESSENSLCRTGQRWRPGDDLRKLRDFKRPLGCKQNLEKSPAAMHPKLREKNCVCNELQHQPAAWERLRHCPHGNAIREIDENSAVPLQDKWRNVDQVYLTHRWQTEKSSTPKSDTSGSKNEARSQHSNTHEKSQSQGTRMRDTRC
- the LOC115799800 gene encoding uncharacterized protein LOC115799800 isoform X1 translates to MEAVTSTLQHSHGPRGPNPQNAAQPCQGSQQPAPGAPRPEDQHHKPFFYIQPSQPYMPMQNLQWPLPVPMPMSYNPYYGYPGLGYGMPMMPHYQPNPYMEPPGFVLPHTHLHLMDYRRMLNPQYYQTMAYHARRFRYQQNSPTREMTSSEVQTESLSVTQTSNAPSSRDIESSSVLPVCSSSNTSVSSSQVLSPALAMQNSPECTDMVPSSIRMPSNSSFVIQTEEVRIECCTTPVGLQLLHSHEAAEVSHNFSQDMVQCSSILQGHVLQDEGLCLPPDESEQALQVCPDILLVRTPSTGENIPTPDKSGSQMVPVISSLGSQEAICGEAEAKSEREQSMTKNTQLKVAHLPFDTNYLDELRKMESSVWSVEETLVPSPESLIQNGPAESLEETLSTAAEVASTEMLLEEEPPTEDTPAVFKMPPLEDDLEGIVPTVEDVGDEMVAEAEIWPMMDEPVSEETAKPKLMHTEEVALASNMQQLNSPLKADRSQSRAETSVQDCQDTSFESLPAYLPSTNWLADFDNLYYSNKLSQAPKKQTRPLSNQGLDVPTRRRKLDLEYKELNIRKPKEKYKPKGKVDRQCLSDHECCLGRNFSENVVSPYVPKRERLCSRCLAKHKISMPASPGLEGRSLKRKAVPFQQWNDALLTTCDACKSHTKRRIRKDSNPDLRSPHRGHDTEGESSENSLCRTGQRWRPGDDLRKLRDFKRPLGCKQNLEKSPAAMHPKLREKNCVCNELQHQPAAWERLRHCPHGNAIREIDENSAVPLQDKWRNVDQVYLTHRWQTEKSSTPKSDTSGSKNEARSQHSNTHEKSQSQGTRMRDTRC